The Zingiber officinale cultivar Zhangliang chromosome 10A, Zo_v1.1, whole genome shotgun sequence genome contains a region encoding:
- the LOC122027865 gene encoding (3S,6E)-nerolidol synthase 2, chloroplastic/mitochondrial-like has protein sequence MLAQCSSSFYPKFMASLHTNTTNSPSSTHIAMPPRLHQLQKQRIMKSDIFEDQESLCLRHSDRLSQVRRMFDDQTRGAKETLLFIDSLQKLAIDYHFEEEIQAEMHSLYDQRLPISNGEASSIAEVALLFRLLRQARYPVSTDVLRRFHDGRGEFMASLSKEMDGLMNLFEASNLNTGGELILYRANEFSSHHLRSYMASLGPEFAVTIEHVLETPSHMTLQRFQARKYLDSDNFYHNLHVRELGEMDFTMLQSLHQKELKQVTRWWKKSGLGQELGFARDQSLKWFTWTMTCLPNPKFSSYRVVLSKIIAFVYLLDDIFDVEGSIDDLHLFVQAIERWDHSSMDSLPNYMRVCFKELNSTINEITEIVLKEHGWNPIEYLKKSV, from the exons ATGCTGGCGCAGTGCTCCTCTTCCTTCTACCCCAAGTTTATGGCTTCTCTCCACACCAACACCACCAATAGCCCTAGCAGTACTCACATTGCCATGCCGCCGCGGCTTCATCAGTTGCAGAAACAACGAATCATGAAGTCCGACATCTTTGAAGATCAA gaGAGTTTGTGCCTGAGACACAGCGACCGGTTGAGCCAAGTGAGGAGGATGTTTGACGACCAGACAAGAGGAGCCAAGGAGACCTTGCTGTTCATAGACTCCCTTCAAAAGCTCGCCATCGACTACCATTTCGAAGAAGAGATTCAAGCCGAGATGCATTCTTTATACGACCAGCGACTCCCCATCTCCAATGGCGAAGCCAGCAGCATTGCGGAAGTGGCCCTTTTGTTCCGGTTACTGAGACAAGCTCGATACCCTGTTTCGACAG ATGTGCTGCGCAGGTTCCATGATGGTAGAGGAGAGTTCATGGCGTCTCTCAGCAAGGAGATGGATGGGCTGATGAATCTATTTGAAGCGTCGAATTTGAATACTGGTGGGGAATTAATACTCTACAGGGCCAATGAATTCAGTAGCCATCACCTCAGGTCCTACATGGCATCTTTGGGGCCAGAGTTTGCAGTAACTATTGAACATGTGCTGGAGACTCCATCTCATATGACCTTGCAGAGATTCCAAGCCAGGAAATATCTTGATAGTGACAACTTCTATCACAATTTGCATGTTCGTGAATTGGGGGAGATGGATTTCACCATGCTCCAGTCACTGCATCAAAAGGAACTAAAACAAGTCACAAG ATGGTGGAAGAAGTCAGGATTGGGCCAAGAGCTAGGGTTTGCTCGGGATCAATCCTTGAAGTGGTTCACTTGGACAATGACATGTCTACCAAACCCTAAATTTTCAAGTTATAGGGTTGTTCTCTCGAAGATCATCGCATTTGTTTATCTTCTTGACGATATTTTTGACGTGGAAGGATCGATCGACGATCTCCATCTCTTTGTACAGGCCATTGAAAG ATGGGATCACTCTTCAATGGATTCACTTCCCAACTACATGAGGGTATGCTTCAAGGAATTAAATAGCACTATCAATGAGATTACCGAAATTGTGCTCAAGGAACATGGATGGAATCCAATCGAATATCTAAAGAAATCAGTATGA